A DNA window from Pseudomonas resinovorans NBRC 106553 contains the following coding sequences:
- a CDS encoding HDOD domain-containing protein, with amino-acid sequence MSAEESDYSIYRRVVTQLMNGEEQLPSLPMITLDIRRALADPNVSVIRLKQLISKDPALSALLMKHASSILLRSSQPPKTLDDVIRMLGLQEVDRITLAHSLKSLFTLHSAAHKQLFVVLWGRLTRQAATSAVLARPLGYPSADQALLACLLCDVGELAVLSAFKDASQVPTPDVYARLCREYGQSLGLVVLKKWGLDQGYVDLVRSARNWDADSGARLGLVDLVNLGLYHAQREEPRGAQLPPIQQLAAYRKIVPPLDALDSAGGLALVSEQKDAIQRMVSLLR; translated from the coding sequence TTGAGCGCAGAAGAGTCGGATTACTCGATTTATCGCAGGGTGGTCACCCAGCTGATGAATGGGGAGGAGCAGCTACCCAGCCTGCCGATGATCACCCTGGACATTCGTCGTGCCCTGGCCGACCCCAATGTCTCGGTGATCCGGCTCAAGCAGCTCATCAGCAAGGACCCGGCCCTCAGCGCCCTGCTGATGAAGCACGCCTCCAGCATCCTGCTGCGCTCCAGCCAGCCGCCCAAGACCCTGGATGATGTGATCCGCATGCTCGGCCTGCAGGAAGTGGATCGCATCACCCTGGCGCACAGCCTGAAGAGCCTGTTCACCCTCCACAGCGCCGCCCACAAGCAGCTGTTCGTCGTCCTCTGGGGCCGGTTGACCCGCCAGGCCGCGACCAGCGCCGTGCTGGCCCGGCCCCTGGGTTATCCCTCGGCGGACCAGGCGCTGCTCGCCTGCCTGCTCTGCGATGTCGGCGAGCTGGCGGTACTGTCCGCCTTCAAGGACGCCAGCCAGGTACCGACCCCGGACGTCTACGCCCGGCTCTGCCGTGAGTACGGCCAGTCCCTGGGGCTGGTGGTGCTGAAGAAATGGGGGCTCGACCAGGGCTACGTCGACCTGGTGCGAAGCGCGAGGAACTGGGACGCCGACAGCGGCGCCCGCCTTGGCCTGGTGGATCTGGTCAACCTCGGTCTCTACCACGCCCAACGCGAGGAGCCGCGCGGCGCCCAGCTGCCGCCGATCCAGCAGCTCGCCGCCTATCGCAAGATCGTGCCGCCGCTGGACGCCCTGGACAGCGCTGGTGGCCTGGCCCTGGTCAGCGAGCAGAAGGACGCCATCCAGCGCATGGTCAGCCTGTTGCGCTGA
- a CDS encoding DUF1127 domain-containing protein, which produces MNGLSDVRLSLHARELEQERYAPVSLAPFRVGSRWNRFWMRLRTRRALLELDAHALKDIGLTRQQALDEALKPFWKV; this is translated from the coding sequence ATGAACGGCCTGAGCGATGTACGTCTGAGTCTCCACGCACGGGAACTGGAACAGGAGCGGTACGCGCCGGTGTCCCTGGCACCGTTCCGCGTTGGCAGTCGCTGGAACCGCTTCTGGATGCGCCTGCGCACCCGTCGCGCCCTGCTGGAACTGGACGCCCATGCCTTGAAGGACATCGGCCTGACCCGCCAGCAGGCGCTGGACGAAGCGCTCAAACCCTTCTGGAAGGTCTAG
- a CDS encoding PLP-dependent aminotransferase family protein, which produces MKLYIKLAETLGERIEQGYYRPGDRLPSVRALSLEHGVSLSTVQQAYRVLEDGGLAEPRPKSGYFVPPLRQTPALPEMSRAPQRPVDVSQWNDVLDLVKRSSRDNVVQLGRGMPDISGPTLKPLLRSLGRISRRQDGSGLYYDSIYGTEALREQVARLALDSGCQIPASDIVITTGCHEALSVAIRSTCEPGDIVAVDSPSFHGAMQTLKGFGMKALELPTDPVNGISLEALEMALEQWPIKLIQLTPSCNNPLGYIMPEARKRALLTLAQRYDVPILEDDVYGDLAYQYPRPRTIKSFDEDGRVMLCSSFSKTVAPGIRVGWIAPGRYLDRVLHMKYISTGATATQPQLALADFVGNGHYEPHLRRMRSQYQHSRDQMTDWVMRYFPEGTRASRPQGGFMLWVELGEDFDALRLNRALLPKGVQIAAGSLFSASGKYRNCLRMNYSSKPTAVIEAAVRAVGETVKELMAGGL; this is translated from the coding sequence ATGAAGCTCTATATCAAGCTGGCCGAAACCCTCGGGGAACGTATCGAACAGGGCTACTACCGCCCCGGCGACCGCCTGCCCTCGGTGCGCGCCCTGAGCCTGGAGCACGGCGTCAGCCTGAGCACCGTGCAACAGGCCTACCGCGTACTCGAGGATGGCGGCCTGGCCGAGCCGCGGCCCAAGTCCGGCTACTTCGTCCCGCCGCTGCGCCAGACGCCAGCCCTGCCGGAAATGAGCCGGGCGCCGCAGCGGCCGGTGGATGTTTCCCAGTGGAATGACGTGCTCGACCTGGTCAAGCGCAGCTCCCGGGACAACGTGGTGCAGCTGGGGCGCGGCATGCCGGACATCTCCGGGCCGACGCTGAAGCCGCTGCTGCGCAGCCTCGGCCGGATCAGCCGGCGCCAGGACGGCAGCGGCCTCTACTACGACAGCATCTATGGCACAGAGGCCCTGCGCGAACAGGTGGCGCGGCTGGCCCTGGACTCCGGTTGCCAGATCCCCGCCAGCGACATCGTCATCACCACCGGCTGCCACGAGGCGCTGTCGGTGGCGATCCGCTCCACCTGCGAGCCGGGGGACATAGTCGCGGTGGACTCCCCCAGCTTCCACGGCGCCATGCAGACCTTGAAGGGCTTCGGCATGAAGGCCCTCGAGCTGCCCACCGACCCCGTCAACGGCATCAGCCTGGAGGCCCTGGAAATGGCCCTGGAGCAGTGGCCGATCAAGCTGATCCAGCTCACCCCCAGCTGCAACAACCCGCTCGGCTACATCATGCCGGAGGCGCGCAAGCGCGCCTTGCTGACCCTGGCCCAGCGCTACGACGTGCCGATCCTGGAGGACGACGTCTACGGCGACCTCGCCTACCAGTACCCGCGCCCGCGCACCATCAAGTCCTTCGACGAGGACGGCCGCGTGATGCTCTGCAGCTCGTTCTCCAAGACCGTGGCGCCGGGCATCCGCGTCGGCTGGATCGCGCCGGGCCGCTATCTCGACCGGGTCCTGCACATGAAGTACATCTCCACTGGCGCCACCGCCACCCAGCCGCAGCTGGCGCTGGCCGACTTCGTCGGCAACGGCCACTACGAGCCGCACTTGCGGCGCATGCGCAGCCAGTACCAGCACAGCCGCGACCAGATGACCGACTGGGTGATGCGCTACTTCCCCGAAGGCACCCGCGCCAGCCGGCCCCAGGGCGGCTTCATGCTCTGGGTGGAGCTCGGCGAGGACTTCGACGCCCTGCGCCTGAACCGCGCCTTGCTGCCCAAGGGCGTGCAGATCGCCGCCGGCAGCCTGTTCTCCGCCTCGGGCAAGTACCGCAACTGCCTGCGGATGAACTACTCCTCCAAGCCGACCGCGGTGATCGAGGCAGCCGTGCGCGCGGTGGGGGAAACGGTGAAGGAGTTGATGGCGGGAGGGCTCTGA
- a CDS encoding transposase yields MDMPRDDLIRGRASIPGQIYHITTTTEGRQPLFRDFHCARLAIAEMRRLEEQNLIRSVAWVLMPDHLHWLLQLNGPISLSTIIKVFKGRSARRLGMHLQGSSSIWQRGFHDHALRREEDLLTVARYLVANPLRDGLVERIGDYPFWDACWL; encoded by the coding sequence ATGGACATGCCCAGGGACGATCTCATCCGCGGCCGCGCTTCGATACCCGGCCAGATCTACCACATCACCACGACCACCGAAGGCCGACAGCCGTTGTTCCGGGACTTCCACTGCGCGCGCCTGGCCATCGCCGAGATGCGCCGGCTGGAAGAACAGAACCTGATCCGCTCCGTCGCCTGGGTACTGATGCCGGACCACCTCCACTGGCTGCTGCAGCTGAATGGCCCGATCAGCCTTTCCACCATCATCAAGGTGTTCAAGGGGCGCTCCGCCCGGCGCCTGGGGATGCATCTGCAAGGCAGCTCGAGCATCTGGCAGCGAGGTTTTCATGATCATGCGCTGCGTCGGGAGGAAGACCTGCTGACGGTCGCCCGCTACCTGGTGGCCAACCCCCTGCGTGACGGGCTCGTCGAGCGGATTGGCGACTACCCGTTCTGGGATGCCTGCTGGCTCTGA